The genomic DNA TCGGGACTGAACCCGCTCGGGCCGCTCAAGGTCGGCAGGTCATGTTGCATCATTAAGAAGTCGCGGACGCCTTCGCCGGTGGTCGCCCCCCGCTTGATGGCTTCCACAGCCAATCGTGCGGCGTCATAGCCCTGGGCAGCGAACAGCGAAGGGGTCGCTTGAAACCGTTTGCGATACCGCTCCACAAATTCCTGTACGATCGGGCTGCTGCTCTCTGCAAAGAAGCCATCGACAAAGACACTGCCTTCGACGGTTCGATCGGCGACCCGCGCGAAATCCGGAGTGTTCCATCCGTTGGCCCCAAGCAACGGAACCGCGATGTCAAAAAACGCCAATTGGGCTGCCAGCAGTCCCACATCCAGCGAACGTCCAGGGATGAACACGGCGTCGAACCCCGGTGAGTAGAGCAGGCGCTTGCCTTTCTTGCCTCCCTGTCTGATCCCGGTTTTGGCCGGATCGTTGTCGACTTGCACTTCCACGCCGTATTTCTTCAGATCCTCGGCTTTGAGCTTGCCGATCACGGCGCGAAAGTCGCTGTCGCCTTCCTTGTAGGGCTCGCTCACGATCAGTTCTCCGTCCTGTTGCCGGACTTCTTGCGCGAACAAGCGGGCCAGGTCGCGGCCGTAGGCGGTATCGGGATAGAGAATGGCGACGCGTTTGTACTGCTGTTCCCGGATCGCATAGTCCGCCACGCGTTTGGCCTGGTGGCCATAGGTAAGCGCTGTGCTGAAGACGTAGCTGCCGAATCGTCGAAGGTTCGGGGCGGTGGCGCTGGGCGTGATCAGCGGAATGCGTGTCCGTTCGGCCATTTCAGCCATCACCGGCAGGTTCTTGGACAGGAGCGGGCCGATCACGGCGAGCGGGCGATCGTCGGACAATACGCCGGAGAGTTCATCCAGAAAGGCGGCACGGTCAGATTCCGTATCCTTGACGATCAGGCCGATCGAGGGTGTCTCGCCGCCGTCTTTGGAGCGTTCGAGGGCCAGCTGGATGCCGTTCAATACCTCGGCTCCGAAAGGGGCCAGCTTTCCGGACATGGGAAAGATGGCGGCGATGGAGTAGGGATGTGATTTGAACTTTGTCCGCACCACCGCCTGGAGGTCGGCCGCTTTTGCGGCATAGGGATGGTTGGGGAAGCGGCTCAGGAAGAGGCGCAAATCCCGTTCGACCAGATGATCTTCTCCGGCGGCGGTATGGAGTTCGATGAGCTTGATGGAGGCCAGATCTCCCGGAAATGATTTCGGGTAGGCCTCGCGGACGCGCACGAGCGCCGGAGCGTCGAGTTGCTCATTGACGAGTTGCCGGATCTGGCCTTCGGTTTCATGGGCCTGGTCGCCGGCATCCAGCGGAATCTCATCCAGCCAGGCTTGGATGGCCCGGAGGTAGTCTTTCTTCTGCGCCTGGAATTCGCCCGTGAGCCGCAGCGCATCGCGCTTGATGGCGGGATCGGCGGAGAGGCTGCGGACCTCGGAGAGCAGCGGGAGCGCCAGGTCGAGGTTGCCCGCGCGCGCGTGAGTTTTGGCGAGCAGCAGTTTGGCCCGATCGGCCAGGTCAGAGCTGGGAAATTCGCCGAGCAGCTGATTGACGTAGCGGACGGTTTCCGCATGTTCTTTCATGCCGAACATGGCCGCGGCCATCAACAAGTAGGCATCGTCGAGGAGGTCGGGAGGGGGACCGCTTTCGATGAAGCGTCGCAGCATGACCGCTGCGGCTTCCGGTTGTTCCGAGTCGATCAGACGTTTGGCCTGGTCGAGCACGGACTGGCCGGCGGCAGTCGGCGATTTCGATTGCTCTGTGCGGGACGGCGCTGGATTCTTTTTGGCAGGGGCTGCCTCACCGAGCGTGACTAGGCCCGCGAGGAACGCCACCGCGAGGGCGACGCTGCACGCGCGGAGATGCGGGGCGCGGGGTACTGATCGAGGAACCATTGACTCCTGTGCATGGCGAACGCTCTCGCCGCAAGTGAGGCTACTATAGGAAACAGGTGCGGGGGTGTCAAGGTAACTCGAGGTCGATGCGTTGTGTTCGGAAGGAGGCTTGGCTATAGTCGATGCAGCCTGTTCCTCGTCGCATTCAGCAAGGGTGTTTCCCATGAGCCGTGAGTCGGAGGATCTGTCTGCGCCGGTCCCGGAGCGACTCCCGCTGGAGCCGTTCATCGAGCGCTACTGGGATCATGTGCGGATCGCGCGGGGCTTGTCACGCAATACGCTGCTGGCATATCAGCGGGACGTCGCGACGTTTCAGCGCTATCTCCGGGATCGGCAGGTCTCTGATGTGCGGGAGATGTCGCCTCCGCTGCTGGCCGGATTTCTCGATCATCTGCATCGGTCAGGCCTCGCGTCGTCGTCCCGCGCGCGCGCGCTTGCCGCGGTCAGGAGTCTGTTCCGCTTTCTGAAGCAGGAGGGGATGATTGCCGCCAACCCGACCGTGAGTTTGCGCAGCACCTCGCGCGCCCGACGGTTGCCGAAAACGCTCAGTCCCGAGGAGGTGACGCGTCTTCTGGATCTGCCGCCCCGTCCATTGCCGGAAGATCATCGTGATCGCGCGATGGTGGAGGTGCTCTATGCCGCCGGGGTGCGTGTGTCCGAATTGATCTCGCTGCGGATTGACCAGTGCAATCTGGATGTCGGCTATGTCGGTATCACTGGCAAGGGCGATAAACAGCGTGTCGTGCCGATCGGACGTCCGGCGATTGAGGCGTTGCAGGCCTATCTCCTCGCTGCGCGACCGGCGCTGCTGAAACAGCGGTCGTCACGATTTGTGTTCGTGAGCCGTCGTGGCACGCCGCTCACGAGGCAGGCTTTCTGGAAATTGCTCCGCGCGCGTGCGCACCGGGCCGGCATCAAGAGGATTCCTTCGCCTCATATGCTGCGACATTCCTTCGCCACGCACTTGTTGCAACGGGGCGCTGACTTGCGATCCGTGCAGGCGATGTTAGGGCATGCCGACATCGCGACGACG from Nitrospira sp. ND1 includes the following:
- the xerD gene encoding site-specific tyrosine recombinase XerD; amino-acid sequence: MSRESEDLSAPVPERLPLEPFIERYWDHVRIARGLSRNTLLAYQRDVATFQRYLRDRQVSDVREMSPPLLAGFLDHLHRSGLASSSRARALAAVRSLFRFLKQEGMIAANPTVSLRSTSRARRLPKTLSPEEVTRLLDLPPRPLPEDHRDRAMVEVLYAAGVRVSELISLRIDQCNLDVGYVGITGKGDKQRVVPIGRPAIEALQAYLLAARPALLKQRSSRFVFVSRRGTPLTRQAFWKLLRARAHRAGIKRIPSPHMLRHSFATHLLQRGADLRSVQAMLGHADIATTQIYTHVDSSQLKKVHTACFPRNRSRR
- a CDS encoding penicillin-binding protein activator, whose protein sequence is MVPRSVPRAPHLRACSVALAVAFLAGLVTLGEAAPAKKNPAPSRTEQSKSPTAAGQSVLDQAKRLIDSEQPEAAAVMLRRFIESGPPPDLLDDAYLLMAAAMFGMKEHAETVRYVNQLLGEFPSSDLADRAKLLLAKTHARAGNLDLALPLLSEVRSLSADPAIKRDALRLTGEFQAQKKDYLRAIQAWLDEIPLDAGDQAHETEGQIRQLVNEQLDAPALVRVREAYPKSFPGDLASIKLIELHTAAGEDHLVERDLRLFLSRFPNHPYAAKAADLQAVVRTKFKSHPYSIAAIFPMSGKLAPFGAEVLNGIQLALERSKDGGETPSIGLIVKDTESDRAAFLDELSGVLSDDRPLAVIGPLLSKNLPVMAEMAERTRIPLITPSATAPNLRRFGSYVFSTALTYGHQAKRVADYAIREQQYKRVAILYPDTAYGRDLARLFAQEVRQQDGELIVSEPYKEGDSDFRAVIGKLKAEDLKKYGVEVQVDNDPAKTGIRQGGKKGKRLLYSPGFDAVFIPGRSLDVGLLAAQLAFFDIAVPLLGANGWNTPDFARVADRTVEGSVFVDGFFAESSSPIVQEFVERYRKRFQATPSLFAAQGYDAARLAVEAIKRGATTGEGVRDFLMMQHDLPTLSGPSGFSPDGTLNRRVFLIQVKQGRFVPLD